In Actinomyces weissii, a genomic segment contains:
- a CDS encoding L-lactate dehydrogenase — translation MRRNTVSDTTITNSAQGSYPVAQSGRPSKVAIIGAGAVGSTLAYACVTKGVAREIVLQDIAKEKVEAEALDIAQGIQFTSAGAVSGSDDPEICRGADIVAVTAGAKQKPGQSRLELAGATVGIMEQILPKLVEVAPNAIFVLVANPVDVVTYCAKKITGLPDNQIFGSGTVLDTARMRYLVSQETGTATQNIHGYIAGEHGDSEVPLWSSTQIGGVPITQWGRTLDGGIFDQEKRDRIAYDVVRSAYRIIEGKGATNYAVGLAVQRIIGAVLNDEQRVLTVSPLLNNWHGISDVCMAVPTIVGREGAGRRLELPLTLDERDRLTASAERLREVSRGLGY, via the coding sequence ATGAGGAGGAACACCGTGTCCGACACCACGATCACCAACAGCGCCCAGGGCTCCTACCCCGTAGCGCAGTCTGGGCGTCCCTCCAAGGTGGCGATCATCGGGGCGGGGGCCGTGGGCTCCACCCTGGCCTACGCCTGCGTGACCAAGGGCGTAGCCCGTGAGATCGTGCTGCAGGACATCGCCAAGGAGAAGGTGGAGGCCGAGGCCCTGGACATCGCCCAGGGGATCCAGTTCACCTCCGCGGGCGCGGTCTCCGGCTCGGACGACCCGGAGATCTGCCGGGGCGCGGACATCGTCGCGGTGACTGCTGGTGCCAAGCAGAAGCCGGGCCAGTCCCGCCTGGAGCTGGCGGGCGCCACCGTCGGCATCATGGAGCAGATCCTGCCCAAGCTGGTGGAGGTGGCTCCTAACGCCATCTTCGTGCTGGTGGCCAACCCGGTGGACGTGGTCACCTACTGCGCCAAGAAGATCACCGGGCTGCCCGACAACCAGATCTTCGGCTCCGGCACGGTCCTGGACACGGCGCGGATGCGTTACCTCGTCTCCCAGGAGACCGGCACCGCCACCCAGAACATCCACGGCTACATCGCCGGTGAGCACGGGGACTCTGAGGTGCCCCTGTGGTCCTCCACCCAGATCGGTGGCGTGCCGATCACCCAGTGGGGGCGCACCCTGGACGGCGGGATCTTCGACCAGGAGAAGCGGGACAGGATCGCCTATGACGTGGTGCGTTCCGCCTACCGGATCATTGAGGGCAAGGGTGCCACGAACTACGCGGTGGGCCTGGCGGTGCAGCGGATCATCGGGGCGGTCCTCAATGACGAGCAGCGGGTGCTGACGGTCTCCCCGCTGCTGAACAACTGGCACGGTATCTCTGACGTGTGCATGGCCGTGCCCACCATTGTGGGTCGTGAGGGGGCCGGGCGGCGTCTGGAGCTGCCGTTGACCCTGGACGAGCGGGACCGGCTGACCGCCTCGGCGGAGCGGCTGCGTGAGGTCTCCCGCGGCCTGGGCTACTGA
- the nrdR gene encoding transcriptional regulator NrdR: MHCPFCRNDGSRVVDSRTSDDGTSIRRRRECTQCGRRFSTVETASLSVRKRSGVVEPFNRAKVIVGVRRACQGRPVSDDDLALLAHKVEEKVRASGQALVDSQDIGTAILGPLRELDEVAYLRFASVYSSFDSLEDFAAAIEELRANGAEVGKAARLD, translated from the coding sequence GTGCACTGTCCTTTCTGCCGCAATGACGGCTCCCGGGTGGTGGACTCGCGCACCTCAGACGACGGCACCAGCATCCGTCGGCGCCGCGAGTGCACCCAGTGCGGCAGACGTTTCTCTACTGTCGAGACCGCCAGCCTCTCGGTGCGCAAGCGTTCAGGCGTGGTGGAGCCCTTCAACCGGGCCAAGGTGATCGTGGGAGTCAGGCGCGCCTGCCAGGGGCGGCCGGTCTCCGACGACGACCTGGCCCTGCTGGCCCACAAGGTGGAGGAGAAGGTCCGGGCCTCCGGGCAGGCACTGGTCGACTCCCAGGACATCGGCACCGCCATACTGGGGCCGCTGCGCGAGCTCGACGAGGTGGCCTACCTGCGCTTCGCCTCCGTCTACTCGTCCTTCGACTCCTTGGAGGACTTTGCCGCTGCCATCGAGGAGCTGCGCGCTAACGGTGCCGAGGTGGGCAAGGCCGCCAGGCTCGACTAG
- a CDS encoding LysM peptidoglycan-binding domain-containing protein: MLSLVFAACAGVVVATTLSGPVETRTAVVLSGQSLWDIAQDTGARDVAEAVAQIRELNGLEDSVVYPGQSLLVPVS, translated from the coding sequence GTGCTGTCCTTAGTGTTTGCCGCGTGCGCGGGGGTGGTGGTGGCCACCACGCTCTCCGGGCCGGTGGAGACCAGGACGGCTGTAGTGCTCTCCGGCCAGTCCCTGTGGGACATCGCCCAAGACACCGGGGCTAGGGACGTGGCGGAGGCGGTGGCTCAGATCCGCGAGCTCAACGGGCTGGAGGATTCCGTGGTGTATCCGGGGCAGAGCCTGCTGGTTCCCGTCTCCTAA
- the lexA gene encoding transcriptional repressor LexA, with protein sequence MAGLDERSHAVYVAVRDAVRDHGYPPSMREIGQVVGLNSPSSVKHQLDKLERLGLVRRDPNRPRALEVIEPEPEAAPTEPDTSGPAAPAEDLLQAAPVVPLVPQLPGVAPEEAVAVPLVGRIAAGSPILAEQEVEEVMALPRRLTGEGELFMLEVHGDSMVDAAICDGDWVVVRSQPDAANGEIVAAMIEDVDGPSATVKVLSRKDGHQWLLPRNPSYSPIPGDQATIMGKVVTVLRAL encoded by the coding sequence CTGGCGGGCCTGGACGAGCGCTCCCACGCCGTCTACGTGGCGGTACGCGACGCCGTACGCGACCACGGCTACCCGCCGTCCATGCGCGAGATCGGCCAGGTGGTGGGTCTGAACAGCCCCTCCTCCGTGAAGCACCAGCTGGACAAGCTCGAGCGCCTGGGCCTGGTGCGGCGCGATCCCAACCGCCCCCGCGCCCTGGAGGTCATCGAGCCCGAGCCTGAGGCCGCACCCACCGAACCTGACACCTCGGGCCCAGCAGCCCCGGCGGAGGACCTGCTCCAGGCCGCCCCCGTCGTGCCCCTGGTGCCGCAGCTGCCTGGCGTGGCCCCGGAGGAGGCTGTGGCAGTGCCCCTGGTGGGTCGCATTGCCGCGGGCTCACCGATCCTGGCCGAGCAGGAGGTGGAGGAGGTTATGGCCCTGCCGCGCCGCCTAACCGGCGAGGGCGAGCTGTTCATGCTGGAGGTCCACGGCGACTCCATGGTGGACGCCGCCATCTGCGACGGCGACTGGGTGGTGGTGCGCTCCCAGCCGGACGCCGCCAACGGGGAGATCGTCGCGGCCATGATCGAGGACGTCGACGGCCCCTCCGCCACCGTCAAGGTGCTCTCACGCAAGGACGGGCACCAGTGGCTGCTGCCCCGCAACCCCAGCTACTCGCCCATCCCAGGAGACCAGGCCACCATCATGGGCAAGGTCGTCACCGTCCTGCGGGCCCTGTGA